DNA from Nocardioides yefusunii:
CCAAGCGCAAGGGCATGACGGTCCTGTCGAAGTCCCGCATGGAGTCCGTCACCCGCGACGGTGACGTCGTCACCGTGACCCTCTCCGACGGCCGCTCGGTCCAGGCCTCGCACGTCATCCTGGCGCTCGGCTCGATCCCGAACACCGCTGACCTCGGCCTCGAGGACGCCGGTGTCCTGCTCGACGACGGCGGCTTCATCCGCGTCGACCGCGTCTCGCGCACCTCTGCTCCCGGCGTCTACGCCGCGGGCGACTGCACCGGCGTCTTCATGCTGGCCTCCGTGGCTGCGATGCAGGGCCGCATCGCGATGTGGCACCACCTCGGTGACGCTGTCGCGCCGCTCGACCTCAAGACCGTCTCCTCCAACGTCTTCACCGCTCCCGAGATCTCCACCGTGGGTGTCTCGCAGGCGGCCGTGGACGCGGGCAAGGTGGACGCCGAGGTCGTCATGCTGCCTCTGGCCGGCAACCCGCGCGCGAAGATGCAGGGCGTCCAGGACGGATTCGTGAAGCTGTTCTGCCGTCCCGGCACCGGTGGCGTCATCGGTGGCGTCGTCGTCGGCCCGAAGGCGTCGGAGCTGATCCACCCGCTGTCGCTGGCTGTCGCGCACGGTCTGACCGCCGACCAGGTCGCCCAGGCGTTCACGGTCTACCCGTCCATGTCGGGCTCGATCGCGGAGGCGGCCCGCCGCCTGCACCACGTCGACGAGTACAAGTTCTGATCCACGCCGCCCTCTGCAGGGCGTAGCCACGGGGCCTGACACTTCACGGTGTCGGGCCCTGTGGCGTTCTGGGGGTGTGGCGCGGGCGATCTTTGCTGCGGTCAGTCGATGACGAGGAGGAGGTCCCCGCCCTGGACGGTCGCGCTCGTGTCGAAGGCCACCTCGGTGACGACGCCGGAGCGGGGCGCGGTGATCGGGGCCTCCATCTTCATCGCCTCCAGCACCGCGACGACCTGGCCGCTCTGCACCGGCTCGCCGACCTCGATGAGCAGGGTGGCGAGGCCGTGGAAAGGAGCGCTCACACTGGCGCGCGGGAACGGGGCGAAGTCCGTCGACGGCGGGGAAGTGGGCGAAGTCACGTCGTCAGCGTAGTGCCCTGGCCCTGTGGGTCGATCGTGAGGGGAGCGCTCAGGCGGGGATGCTGAGGCGGCGAAGAAAAACTACAAGTATGTAGTTACCGCGTTCATTTCACCTGCGACACGCCGATGTGATGTTCTCTTGTGCATCACATCCCACGGGAGCCACGACTGTCCCACAGATGAGCAGAAGGTAACTCCTTGAACGCGAACTTCCCCCGCCGTCGCCGCTTCGCCGGTGTCGCCGTCGCTGCTGTCACCGCGCTGCTGCTGCCGCTCCAGGCCGCCCCCCACGCCACCGCCAAGACCGAGCGTTTCCCGGCAGCCGGCCCGGCCCTGACCATCGAGGGCAAGGGGTACGGCCACGGCCGCGGCCTCTCCCAGTACGGTGCCCAGGGAGCCGCCAAGTCCGGTCTCAGCAGCGCAGAGATCATCGAGTTCTACTACCCCGGCACCGACTGGGGCACCGTGAGCGGCAACGTCTCGGTCCAGATCAGCGCAGACAACGACAACGAACTGCGTGTCCGTTCCCGCTCGGGCCTCAAGGTGCGCGACCTCAAGGCCAAGAAGGTCTACACCCTTCCGGCCAACGGAGCCGTTGAGTGGCGTCTCGTGTCCACCGCCAAGGGCACCACCGCACTCCAGTTCCGCACCAGCACCACCGCGTCGTTCAAGACCTGGAAGAAGATGGCCGCCAACGCCCAGTTCGGTGCTGCCAACAAGCCGATCAGCCTCGTCCTGCCCACCGGCAAGGTCGTGCAGTACCGCGGCACCCTGCGCTCGTCGATCGTTTCCGGGACCACCCGCCGCGACACCGTCAACGTGGTCACCATGGAGACCTACCTGCGTGGGGTCGTCCCGCTCGAGATGCCTGCCTCCTGGCACCCGCAGGCCGTGGCAGCCCAGTCGGTGGCCGCGCGCACCTACGCCGCGTTCGAGCGTCGCTCGCCGATGTCGAAGAACTACCAGATCTGCGACACCACCCGGTGCCAGGTCTACGGCGGCGCGAGCGCGGAGAACAAGCTCTCCGACGCAGCGATCAAGTCGACCGCGAAGAAGATCGTCACCTACGACGGCAAGCCGGCCTTCACCCAGTTCGGTTCCAGCAACGGTGGCGTCTCCGCCGCGGGATCGCTGCCCTACCAGATCCAGCAGAGCGACCCCTACGACACGTGGACCGGCAACCCGGTCCGTTCGTGGAGCACCGCCGTCCCGCTGACCCAGGTCCAGAAGGCCTGGCCCAAGATCGGCACCCTCACCCAGATCGCCGTCACCCGCCGCAGCGGCACTGGCGAGTTCGGTGGTCGGGTCGAGGCGATGACGCTGATCGGCGCGAAGTCGAAGGTGCAGGTCACCGGAGACCAGTTCCGCACCGCGCTCGGTCTGCGTTCGACGTACTTCACGATCGTCGACTGACCGGCCACAGCCACAGCCACCACGAACGGCAGGGCCGCCACTCCTCTCGGGAGCGGCGGCCCTGTCGTCGTACGTGGCTGGAGGTCATTCCTCCTCGGAGGCCACCAGCGGAGAGTTGTCGAGGGTGAGGCCCGCGAACCACGCCTGCAGCGGCGGGACGCTGACCTCCTCGTCGGCGACGTCCTCGACCACGGGGAACGTCAGCAGGGTGCGGACCTGGTCGTGCAGCATGACGGCGATCCGGCCCAGCAGCAGCTGCTGGGTCTCCTCGTCCTCGACGCCGACCTGCTCGAAGAGCAGTGCACAGGTCTCCATCAGGGTCTCCGAGGGGCCGTCGGAGCCCAGGATTTCCTTCGCGACCTCGTCAGCGTGGGCGTAGGCGGCGTCCCAGGCGTCTCCACGACCCACGCGGCGGGCCAGGGTGTCGCAAGTGGCCAGCGCGATGTCGGGGCGGTAGCCGCCGTCGAGCAGCTCCATCCAGGCGGCGTGCCAGGTGGAGACCTGCGAGGGGGACATGGATCGCACGGACGCGGAGAGCGCCTCGATCATCGGGGTGCCGATCGCGTACGGAGCGGTCGCGGAGAAGTCGAACTCGTCCTCCGGGACGGTTGCCAGACCCGCCGCCAGACGCAGGCCGTTGACGGCGCCGACGAGGTAGTCGGCCATCTCGGGGGCCAACGGGCGGGGCGAGGGGCCCGGGGTGACGGTCCACTCGACGACGTGGACCGTACGGGTCGGGTCGTCGGTTCCCTCAGCGCCCTCGACGTCGCCGACGGTGAGCGGGGCGGAGACGCGCAGGTGCAGGGTGGCGTCGTCGGAGGGGAGCACGGCGTCGATCGAGGTGCCAGCGGTGAACTCACCGGTGACGGCGTCGTCGATCCAGCCGTGCAGCAGGTCGTGGACTTCGCCGACCGTCAGCGCCCAGCCCTGGGGTGCGTCGGTGCCGCGCATCGGGAGCAGGACCTCGGGCACGCCACGGGCGGCGAGTCCGACGGTGTGGGCGCCGGCCAGGGAGCCGTCCTCGGCGAGGAAGAACTGCAGGGACAGGGCGGGCTCGGACGCGGTCTGGTCGGACTGGTCGGGCTGGTCGGGCACGGAAGGACTCCTGTGGGTGGAGGGTGTGGGGGACGACGCGTTCGGTGCCATCGTGTCAGTCGGCCGTGGAGTCGCCGAACTCCTCGCCCGGTCCCTCCAGAGCCATCAGCCACGCACGCAGCGGCGGCTGCATGTCGTTGGGGCTCGCGACGTCGTACAGGACGGCGCTGGCCACCACGACCTGCAGGTGACGGAAGAAGTGCTCCGCGACGCTCTCGGTGAGGGGGAGGACCTTGTCCTCCTCGACTCCGGTGGCGGTGGCGACCAGCGAGGTCGCCTCCTGCAACAGCGGCGAAGGGCCCTGGCCACCGAGGAGTTCGACCGCGAGGTCGCTGGCGGCACCGAAGGCCGCGTGCATCGCCGCGGAACGTCCCGCGCGCGCAGCGAGGGTCTCCAGGGTGTTGAAGCTGATGTCGGGGCGGTAGCCCTGCTCCATGATGCCGCTCCAGATGAAGTGGCTGGCCACGACCTGGGTGACGTCGCAGGCGGGGACGCTCGCCAGGACGGCGTCCACGAGCGGGGTCGCGACGCCGTACGGCTGCTCTGCGATGAACTCCTGATTCTGGGCCGGCGGCATGGAGGCCAGGGCGTGCAGCTTGTCCGCGAGAGCGGTGGCGGCGGCGGCGAACGGCTCGAGCATTGCGGCGGCGGGCTCCGGGGCAGTGATCCGGTGCTCGGCCACGATCACCGGGGTCTCGTCGGGCAACTCCACCCATGCCAGCGAGGAGGCGGGGACGGGCTCGGCGAAGGTGACGTCGAGGCGGCTGGAGTCGCTGGGGAGGACGACCTGGATCTCTTCGGCGGGCAGGCCGTCAGGGCCGCTCAGCAGGGCGTACCAGGTGGTGAGCAGGCCGTGGGACTCGTTGGCGGTCAGGCGCAGCTGGGACGCGTCGTCGGCCAGCAGCAGGGCGAGCTGTGGGGAGGCCTGACCGGAGGCCTGTGCGGCAGCGTCGTCGGCGGTGCTCGGGACGGTGTGGGCACCGGCGAGGACGCCACGCTCGTCGAGGAAGTAACGCAGGGAGAGGGGGGTGTCGTTCGCGGTCACGGGAACTCCTGGTGGGAAGCGAGGGAGGGAAGGAGAGGGGGGAACGGGGCGGAACGGCGAAGGGCCGCCTCCCGCAGGAGACGGCCCTTCGCGACGATCCGAGGTGGATCAGTCCTTGAGCTCGCAGATGACCTCGCCGTTGCCGACAGTGGCGCCGACCTCGGCCTTGAGGCCGGTCACGACGCCAGCCTTGTGGGCCTTGAGCGGCTGCTCCATCTTCATCGCCTCGATGACCACGACGACGTCGCCCTCGGCGACCTCCTGGCCCTCCTCGACGGCGATCTTGACGACGGTGCCCTGCATCGGGGAGGCGACGGCGTCACCGGAGACAGCGGCACCGGCCTTCTTGCCCGCGCGCTTCGGCTTCTTGGCCGACGACGCAGCAGCGCCGCCGCCCAGACCACCGAGACCGGCGGGGAGGACGACCTCGATACGACGACCGTCGACCTCGACGGCCACCTTCTGGCGCTCGCCGGCCTCCTCGGCCTCTCCGGCCTCGCCACCGTAGGGAGCGATGTCGTTGACGAACTCGGCCTCGATCCAGGTGGTGTAGACGTCGAACGAGCCCTCACCGGACTTGTTCGAGGAGCCCACGTAGGCCGGGACGTCGAGAACCTTCTCGAAGAACGGGATGATCGTCGGCATGCCGTCGACCTTGAACTCGCTCAGGGCGCGCTTGGAACGAGCGATCGCCTGGGTGCGGTCCTTGCCGGAGACGATGAGCTTGGCCACCAGGGAGTCGAACGCGCCCGGGATGGTCTCGCCCTTCTCGTAACCGGAGTCGAGGCGGACACCGGGGCCGCTCGGCGGCGCCCACTCGGTCAGCGTGCCGGGGGCCGGCATGAAGTTGCGACCGGCGTCCTCGGCGTTGATGCGGAACTCGATGGCGTGGCCCTTGATCTCCGGGTCGCCGTAGCCGAGCTCCTCGCCAGCGGCGATGCGGAACATCTCCTGGACGAGGTCGATGCCGGTGACCTCTTCGGAGACGCAGTGCTCCACCTGGAGGCGGGTGTTGACCTCGAGGAAGGAAATGGTGCCGTCGGCGGCGACCAGGAACTCACAGGTTCCGGCGCCGACGTAGCCGGCCTCCTTGAGGATGGCCTTGGACGACTCGTAGAGGCGCTCGACCTGCTCGTCGGTCAGGAAGGGGGCCGGAGCCTCCTCGACGACCTTCTGGTGGCGACGCTGCAGCGAGCAGTCGCGGGTCGAGACGACCACGACGTTGCCGTACTGGTCGGCCAGGCACTGGGTCTCGACGTGGCGGGGACGGTCGAGGAACTTCTCGACGAGGCACTCGCCGCGACCGAAGGCGCCGATGGCCTCGCGGGTGGCGGACTCGAACAGCTCGGGGATCTCCTCGAGGGTGCGGGCGACCTTGAGGCCACGACCGCCACCACCGAAGACCGCCTTGATGGCGATCGGGAGGCCGAACTCCTTGGCCAGCGCGACGACCTCGTCGGCGTTCTCGACCGGGTCCTTGGTGCCGGGGGCCAGCGGAGCGTTCGCCTTCTGGGCGATGTGCTTGGCCTTGGCCTTGTCGCCGAGGGCGTCGATCGCCTCGGGGGACGGGCCGATCCAGATCAGACCGGCGTCGAGCACGGCCTGGGCGAACTGGGCGTTCTCGGCCAGGAAGCCGTAGCCGGGGTGGACGGAGTCGGCGCCCGACTTCTTCGCGACGTCGATGATCTTGGCGATGTCGAGGTAGGTCTCGGCCGGGGTGGCGCCACCGAGCGCGTAGGCCTCGTCGGCCTGACGCACGAAGAGCGCGTCGCGGTCGGGGTCGGCGTAGACAGCCACGGAGGCGATGCCGGCGTCCTTGGCGGCGCGGATGACGCGGACGGCGATCTCACCGCGGTTGGCGATGAGAACCTTCTGCAGGGGCTTGATCTCGGGCACGAAATCTCCTCGGAGTACCGATCTGTGAGGCATGCGTGGGGCACGCCGTTGGCGATTGTATGGCCGCTCACAGGGGTACTCCGACAAGGGTTCGGGTACTGGTCGGTCACCAAACCGTTATCACCCCCAACTGGGCGTGAGATCGAGACCGCCGTCACGTGATCTGCCGAGATGGGTTAACGAACGCTAACTAGTGCTCTACGCTGCCGCCATGACGTACGAGTTGAGCCGTGAGCACGAAGAGTTCCGCCGCAGTGTCCGGGAGTTCGCCGAGGCCGAGATCGCACCTCACGTCGCGCAGTGGGACTCCGACCACCACTTCCCGAGCGACGTCGTGCAGAAGATGGGCGACCTCGGCCTCATGGGGCTCACTGCCCCCGAGGAGTTCGGCGGCGCCGGCCTGGCGGGCGAGGACGGCGGATTCACCTCCCTGTGCATCGCGATCGAGGAGATCGGCCGCGTCGACCAGGCCATGGGAATCACGCTGGAAGCAGCGGTCGGGCTGGGCATCAACCCGGTCCTCACCTACGGCACCGAGGCGCAGAAGAAGGAGTGGCTCCCCGACCTCGTCGCCGGCCAGCGCCTGGCCGGTTTCGGTCTCACCGAACCCGGTGCTGGCTCCGACGCCGGTGCCACCCGCACGCGGGCGGAGATCATCGACGGCCAGTGGGTGGTGAACGGGTCCAAGCAGTTCATCACCAACTCCGGCTCCGCGATCACCTCGCTCGTCACGGTCACTGCCCGCACCGGCACCCGTCCCGACGGACGGCCCGAGATCTCCGCGATCATGCTGCCCGCGGGCACCCCCGGATTCACTGCCGAACCGGGCTACGACAAGCTCGGTTGGCACATCTCCGACACCCATCCGTTGTCGTTCGTTGACGTCCGCGTGCCCGAGGAGAACCTGCTCGGCGCCCGGGGGCGTGGCTACGCCCAATTCCTCGCGACGCTCGACGACGGCCGCGTCGCCATCTCCGCACTCGCGCTCGGATGCATCCAGGCCTGCCTCGACATGTCACTGACCTACGCCGGGGAGCGCCAGACGTTCGGTGGGCCGATCGGACGCAAGCAGGGCGTCGCGTTCCAGATCGCCGACCTCCAGGTGATGCTCGAGGCCTCGCGCCTGCTCACCTACCGGGCAGCTTCGATGAAGGACCGGATGGACGCCGTCGTCGCGCAGGGTCGCGCACTCTCCGCCGCCCAGGTGGCCGAGTTCAAGCAGGCCGCGTCGGTGGCGAAGCTGTACACCTCGGAGTCGGCGGTGACCGCCACGCGGATCGCCACCCAGGTCTTCGGCGGGTACGGATTCATGGAGGAGTACCCGGTGGCGCGCTTCTACCGTGACGCCAAGATCCTGGAGATCGGTGAGGGGACCAGCGAGGTGCAGCGGATGCTGATCGCGCGAGGTCTGGGGCTGCCGGTCGAGTGAACGGCGAACGCTGACCACCTGCGACGGCGTGGCTGAATTCGGGGACATTGCTCATACAAGATGTTCACGTCACAGCCACGTCGTTGCCGTCTCGGCGCAACCCGACGCTTACCATCGAGTCATGGCAGATCTGCGTCGACGACTCGCTGGGGAGCTCAGCAAGTTCCTCACCGTCGGTGCTCTCGCCACTGCTGTGGCCTTCGTGATCTTCAATGCGCTGGTCCACGGTGGCCCCTTCTTCGAGGCCCCGCTCAACGGTCACCCGCAGCTG
Protein-coding regions in this window:
- a CDS encoding NAD(P)H-quinone dehydrogenase, with amino-acid sequence MHTALQRNRGTDMNRVVIIGGGPGGYEAAHVAAQLGADVVVVDTDGLGGSAVLTDCVPSKSLIAAAEVMDQVAHAVDLGITFHDDHADADTGHMKVDLKKINQRVLALAAEQSADIQAGLERAGVRIVRGRGRLDGAKKVVVDLAEGGTETLAADSILVATGAAPRTLTSAQPDGERILTWEQVYDLDETPESLVVVGSGVTGAEFACAYLALGIPVTLVSSRDRVLPGEDADASAVLEDVAKRKGMTVLSKSRMESVTRDGDVVTVTLSDGRSVQASHVILALGSIPNTADLGLEDAGVLLDDGGFIRVDRVSRTSAPGVYAAGDCTGVFMLASVAAMQGRIAMWHHLGDAVAPLDLKTVSSNVFTAPEISTVGVSQAAVDAGKVDAEVVMLPLAGNPRAKMQGVQDGFVKLFCRPGTGGVIGGVVVGPKASELIHPLSLAVAHGLTADQVAQAFTVYPSMSGSIAEAARRLHHVDEYKF
- a CDS encoding biotin/lipoyl-containing protein, coding for MTSPTSPPSTDFAPFPRASVSAPFHGLATLLIEVGEPVQSGQVVAVLEAMKMEAPITAPRSGVVTEVAFDTSATVQGGDLLLVID
- a CDS encoding SpoIID/LytB domain-containing protein, translating into MNANFPRRRRFAGVAVAAVTALLLPLQAAPHATAKTERFPAAGPALTIEGKGYGHGRGLSQYGAQGAAKSGLSSAEIIEFYYPGTDWGTVSGNVSVQISADNDNELRVRSRSGLKVRDLKAKKVYTLPANGAVEWRLVSTAKGTTALQFRTSTTASFKTWKKMAANAQFGAANKPISLVLPTGKVVQYRGTLRSSIVSGTTRRDTVNVVTMETYLRGVVPLEMPASWHPQAVAAQSVAARTYAAFERRSPMSKNYQICDTTRCQVYGGASAENKLSDAAIKSTAKKIVTYDGKPAFTQFGSSNGGVSAAGSLPYQIQQSDPYDTWTGNPVRSWSTAVPLTQVQKAWPKIGTLTQIAVTRRSGTGEFGGRVEAMTLIGAKSKVQVTGDQFRTALGLRSTYFTIVD
- a CDS encoding biotin carboxylase N-terminal domain-containing protein, with product MQKVLIANRGEIAVRVIRAAKDAGIASVAVYADPDRDALFVRQADEAYALGGATPAETYLDIAKIIDVAKKSGADSVHPGYGFLAENAQFAQAVLDAGLIWIGPSPEAIDALGDKAKAKHIAQKANAPLAPGTKDPVENADEVVALAKEFGLPIAIKAVFGGGGRGLKVARTLEEIPELFESATREAIGAFGRGECLVEKFLDRPRHVETQCLADQYGNVVVVSTRDCSLQRRHQKVVEEAPAPFLTDEQVERLYESSKAILKEAGYVGAGTCEFLVAADGTISFLEVNTRLQVEHCVSEEVTGIDLVQEMFRIAAGEELGYGDPEIKGHAIEFRINAEDAGRNFMPAPGTLTEWAPPSGPGVRLDSGYEKGETIPGAFDSLVAKLIVSGKDRTQAIARSKRALSEFKVDGMPTIIPFFEKVLDVPAYVGSSNKSGEGSFDVYTTWIEAEFVNDIAPYGGEAGEAEEAGERQKVAVEVDGRRIEVVLPAGLGGLGGGAAASSAKKPKRAGKKAGAAVSGDAVASPMQGTVVKIAVEEGQEVAEGDVVVVIEAMKMEQPLKAHKAGVVTGLKAEVGATVGNGEVICELKD
- a CDS encoding acyl-CoA dehydrogenase family protein; the protein is MTYELSREHEEFRRSVREFAEAEIAPHVAQWDSDHHFPSDVVQKMGDLGLMGLTAPEEFGGAGLAGEDGGFTSLCIAIEEIGRVDQAMGITLEAAVGLGINPVLTYGTEAQKKEWLPDLVAGQRLAGFGLTEPGAGSDAGATRTRAEIIDGQWVVNGSKQFITNSGSAITSLVTVTARTGTRPDGRPEISAIMLPAGTPGFTAEPGYDKLGWHISDTHPLSFVDVRVPEENLLGARGRGYAQFLATLDDGRVAISALALGCIQACLDMSLTYAGERQTFGGPIGRKQGVAFQIADLQVMLEASRLLTYRAASMKDRMDAVVAQGRALSAAQVAEFKQAASVAKLYTSESAVTATRIATQVFGGYGFMEEYPVARFYRDAKILEIGEGTSEVQRMLIARGLGLPVE